A genomic stretch from Cloacibacterium caeni includes:
- the rpmA gene encoding 50S ribosomal protein L27 — MAHKKGVGSSKNGRESHSKRLGVKIFGGQSAIAGNIIVRQRGTQHHPGENVGMGKDHTLHALVDGKVVFTKKANNRSFVSVEPNA; from the coding sequence ATGGCACACAAGAAAGGAGTTGGTAGTTCCAAAAACGGTAGAGAATCTCACTCTAAAAGATTAGGTGTGAAGATTTTCGGTGGACAAAGCGCTATTGCTGGTAATATTATTGTAAGACAAAGAGGTACACAACACCACCCAGGTGAAAACGTGGGAATGGGTAAAGACCACACTTTGCATGCATTAGTAGACGGTAAAGTAGTTTTTACTAAGAAAGCAAACAACAGATCTTTTGTATCTGTAGAACCAAACGCATAA
- the rplU gene encoding 50S ribosomal protein L21 produces MLAIVEIAGLQYKVEQNQKLFVNRLKGEKGDKVSFDKVLLTIDGAITVGAPAVEGVSVQAEILDHVQADKVIVFKKKRRKGYKVKNGHRQQLTQIQIVSIGGADAPKAKKATKKETTEEVVAEEKTAKKPAAKKTAKKDTED; encoded by the coding sequence ATGTTAGCAATCGTAGAGATAGCAGGGCTTCAATACAAAGTTGAGCAAAACCAAAAGTTGTTTGTAAACCGTTTAAAAGGAGAAAAAGGAGACAAAGTTTCTTTTGACAAAGTTCTTCTTACTATTGACGGAGCAATCACTGTAGGTGCCCCAGCTGTAGAGGGTGTTTCTGTTCAAGCAGAAATCCTAGACCATGTACAAGCAGATAAAGTAATCGTTTTCAAAAAGAAAAGAAGAAAAGGTTACAAAGTGAAAAATGGTCACAGACAACAATTAACTCAAATTCAAATTGTATCAATTGGTGGTGCAGATGCTCCAAAAGCTAAAAAAGCTACCAAAAAAGAAACAACTGAAGAAGTAGTAGCAGAAGAAAAAACAGCTAAAAAACCAGCTGCTAAAAAAACTGCAAAAAAAGACACTGAAGATTAA
- a CDS encoding acyltransferase family protein, translating into MKRDLYIDFAKGLATLSIIFIHTAFWSGQLYLPSEVRTLSLLIDVPVFFALSGLTSGNNVEKTLYRLLKLQVTYMIFVTFLFFLDGFMKLGIFNIFGAEGMQSYYTVFGTKYGVPNLDSAFNWDMLGNWWLHSYSNCDSFPVVMGSFWYLKVYYIVTVFGVLALKFFPKHIKWLIGVCLALTIYFNIDNDVMKNFAPYYPSGQVGYVAFYLAIFLIATQLKGKRIKNVFVPVLYGLVALSLVLVFWYFGNEVFYKFNKQKFPPKIPYIVWSLLSLVTIFVLYNRLKITKDNFINYIGKNAIFYYFAQGMSSSVVYFLIPPLKDSINIWVLMVIVYVLNVILAILFAEVLKKVDNYGWKILEFLRKKTAEN; encoded by the coding sequence ATGAAACGAGACCTCTACATTGATTTTGCCAAAGGCTTGGCTACTCTTTCTATTATTTTTATTCATACTGCTTTTTGGAGCGGTCAACTTTATCTTCCTTCGGAAGTGAGAACGTTGAGTTTACTCATAGATGTTCCTGTATTTTTTGCGTTAAGTGGCTTAACTTCTGGGAATAATGTAGAAAAAACTTTGTACAGATTGCTGAAACTTCAGGTCACCTATATGATTTTCGTGACGTTCTTATTTTTCTTGGATGGATTTATGAAACTCGGAATCTTCAATATTTTTGGAGCAGAAGGCATGCAATCTTATTACACCGTTTTCGGGACTAAATATGGTGTACCTAATCTAGATTCAGCATTTAATTGGGATATGCTCGGCAATTGGTGGCTTCACAGCTATAGCAATTGTGATAGTTTTCCTGTAGTGATGGGAAGTTTTTGGTATCTTAAAGTCTATTACATCGTAACTGTTTTTGGAGTTTTAGCCTTGAAATTTTTCCCAAAACATATCAAATGGTTAATAGGAGTTTGTTTAGCGCTCACGATTTATTTCAATATTGATAATGATGTAATGAAAAACTTTGCACCATATTATCCGAGCGGACAAGTTGGTTACGTTGCTTTTTATCTTGCCATTTTCTTAATTGCCACTCAATTGAAAGGGAAAAGAATTAAAAATGTTTTTGTTCCAGTGTTATATGGTTTAGTTGCACTGAGTTTGGTTTTGGTTTTCTGGTATTTCGGGAACGAAGTTTTCTATAAATTTAATAAGCAAAAATTTCCGCCAAAAATTCCTTACATCGTTTGGAGTTTACTTTCTTTGGTGACCATTTTTGTATTGTATAACCGATTAAAAATCACCAAAGACAATTTCATTAACTACATTGGTAAAAACGCCATTTTCTATTATTTTGCGCAAGGAATGAGTTCTTCAGTAGTGTATTTTTTAATTCCGCCACTCAAAGACAGCATAAATATTTGGGTTTTGATGGTGATTGTATATGTTTTGAATGTGATTTTAGCTATTCTTTTCGCAGAAGTTTTGAAAAAAGTAGACAATTACGGCTGGAAAATTTTAGAATTTCTGAGAAAGAAAACTGCCGAGAATTAA
- a CDS encoding prolyl oligopeptidase family serine peptidase, protein MKINTFTMALAGLFLASCSSQVMKNSLNYPETKKVEHTDEYFGTKVADPYRWLEDDRAEDTKDWVQREVAFTQNYLNQIPFREEIRAQLKNIWNYEKISAPFKEGDYTYFYKNDGLQAQSVLYRTDKNGNTEVFLDPNKFSEKGTTSMSGLSFNKKGTLAAYNISEGGSDWQKIVIINAITKEKIDETITDVKFSGASWLGDEGFFYSTYGKVQGSELSVKTDMHKVYFHKLGTKQSEDKHIIGDENFKRRYMNIGVSDDERFLILNASTATNGNELYVKDLKNNTDWIAIQKGFDYNTDVLDTKGDFIYIMTDKNAPNMKLQKFDIKNPSVWTDVIPETENVLSASTGGGYIFAKYMKDAVSYMKQFDYNGKLIREITLPGIGTASNIGGKETAKELYYSFSNYITPGTTYKFNVENGTSEIYQKPNVKFNPEDYVSEQVFFTSKDGTKVPMMISYKKGIKLNGKNPTILYGYGGFNISVTPNFSVVNAIWMENGGIYAVPNLRGGGEYGKKWHVAGTQMQKKNVFEDFIAAGEYLQKNGYTSPEFMALSGRSNGGLLVGATMTMRPDLAKVAFPGVGVLDMLRYNKFTAGAGWSFDYGTAEDSKEMFEYLKSYSPVHNVKKGACYPSTMIITSDHDDRVVPAHSFKFGAELQEKQSCNNPALIRIEVNAGHGAGRSTDQVIGENTDLMSFALYEMGIKELKK, encoded by the coding sequence ATGAAAATCAATACATTCACTATGGCATTAGCAGGATTATTCCTCGCCTCGTGCTCATCACAAGTTATGAAAAATTCATTGAACTATCCTGAAACCAAAAAAGTAGAACATACTGACGAATATTTTGGGACTAAAGTGGCAGATCCTTATCGTTGGTTAGAAGACGATCGTGCTGAAGATACTAAAGATTGGGTTCAGCGTGAAGTGGCTTTTACACAAAATTATCTTAATCAAATTCCGTTTCGTGAAGAAATTCGTGCACAGTTAAAAAACATTTGGAACTACGAGAAAATTTCTGCTCCATTTAAAGAAGGAGACTACACCTATTTCTACAAAAATGACGGTTTACAAGCACAATCTGTACTCTACAGAACGGATAAAAATGGCAACACCGAAGTTTTCCTTGACCCTAATAAATTTTCAGAAAAAGGAACTACTTCTATGTCTGGCTTGTCTTTTAACAAAAAAGGAACGCTTGCCGCTTACAATATTTCTGAAGGAGGAAGTGATTGGCAAAAGATTGTCATCATCAATGCGATTACCAAAGAAAAAATAGACGAAACCATTACCGATGTTAAATTTTCTGGCGCTTCTTGGTTGGGAGACGAAGGTTTCTTCTACTCTACTTACGGAAAAGTACAAGGTTCAGAACTTTCTGTAAAAACAGATATGCACAAAGTTTATTTCCATAAATTAGGAACCAAGCAATCTGAAGACAAACATATCATCGGAGATGAGAATTTCAAACGCAGATACATGAACATCGGCGTTTCAGATGACGAAAGATTTTTGATTCTAAATGCTTCAACTGCAACCAACGGAAATGAATTGTACGTGAAAGACCTTAAAAATAACACCGACTGGATTGCGATTCAAAAAGGATTTGATTACAATACCGATGTTTTAGACACCAAAGGAGATTTTATCTACATCATGACCGATAAAAATGCTCCAAACATGAAATTGCAGAAATTTGACATTAAAAATCCTTCTGTTTGGACAGACGTTATCCCAGAAACCGAAAACGTTCTAAGCGCTTCAACTGGTGGTGGTTATATCTTCGCTAAATACATGAAAGACGCTGTCTCTTATATGAAACAGTTCGATTATAACGGTAAATTAATCAGAGAAATCACTCTTCCTGGAATTGGAACCGCTTCTAATATTGGTGGCAAAGAAACTGCAAAAGAATTGTATTACTCTTTCAGCAATTATATCACGCCCGGAACTACTTATAAATTCAATGTAGAAAACGGAACTTCTGAAATTTACCAAAAACCAAACGTAAAATTCAATCCAGAAGATTATGTTTCTGAGCAAGTATTTTTCACTTCAAAAGATGGAACAAAAGTGCCCATGATGATTTCTTACAAAAAAGGAATTAAACTTAATGGTAAAAATCCAACTATTTTATACGGTTACGGCGGTTTCAATATTTCTGTTACCCCAAATTTCTCCGTAGTGAATGCAATCTGGATGGAAAACGGCGGAATTTATGCCGTTCCAAATCTTAGAGGAGGCGGTGAATACGGCAAAAAATGGCATGTTGCTGGAACACAAATGCAAAAGAAAAACGTTTTTGAAGATTTTATAGCTGCAGGTGAATATTTACAGAAAAACGGCTACACTTCGCCAGAATTTATGGCACTTTCTGGTCGTTCAAACGGTGGCTTATTAGTGGGTGCAACCATGACGATGAGACCTGATTTAGCGAAAGTAGCTTTTCCTGGAGTTGGTGTTCTTGATATGCTCAGATACAATAAATTTACTGCAGGAGCTGGTTGGTCTTTCGATTACGGAACTGCGGAAGATTCAAAAGAAATGTTCGAATATTTAAAATCATACTCACCAGTTCACAATGTAAAGAAAGGCGCTTGTTATCCTTCTACGATGATTATCACGAGTGATCATGATGACAGAGTAGTTCCGGCACACTCTTTTAAATTCGGGGCAGAATTACAGGAAAAACAAAGCTGCAACAATCCTGCTTTAATAAGAATTGAAGTAAATGCAGGACACGGAGCTGGTAGAAGTACAGACCAAGTTATTGGTGAAAACACAGATTTGATGAGTTTTGCACTCTATGAAATGGGAATTAAAGAATTGAAAAAATAA
- a CDS encoding DUF2797 domain-containing protein, producing MQFKGQILKMSSVLGNPIQYYLNLSGDLISMNQLFGKNFTIKHVGYQCVECGKDEKIYRMGFCKKCFFESPYASDTILKPELSTAHLGIEERDLEIEKEIQLQPHIVYLAYTGDVKVGVTRESQVPTRWIDQGATFALPIAKTENRYEAGMIEVELKKHIADKTNWKKMLQDDRESDVDLLDFRNKIAELFPKDFKNFAIDGQEMVRLDFPYETPTKINSFTLDSKLEFEGVLKGIKGQYLYFNDGDFINVRSHEGYVIELGIS from the coding sequence ATGCAATTTAAAGGACAAATTCTCAAAATGTCTTCCGTTCTCGGAAATCCAATTCAGTATTACCTCAATCTTTCAGGAGATTTAATTTCTATGAATCAGCTATTTGGTAAAAATTTTACCATAAAACATGTTGGTTATCAGTGTGTAGAATGTGGTAAAGATGAAAAAATCTATAGAATGGGATTTTGTAAAAAATGTTTTTTCGAAAGTCCTTATGCAAGTGATACGATTTTGAAGCCAGAACTTTCTACAGCGCATCTCGGCATCGAAGAGCGTGATTTAGAAATAGAAAAAGAAATACAATTGCAACCTCACATTGTTTATTTGGCTTATACAGGTGATGTAAAAGTTGGGGTAACGCGCGAAAGTCAAGTTCCGACTCGTTGGATTGATCAAGGAGCGACTTTTGCCTTGCCGATTGCAAAAACTGAAAACCGCTATGAAGCGGGAATGATAGAAGTGGAACTCAAAAAACATATTGCAGATAAAACCAATTGGAAAAAAATGCTTCAAGACGACCGCGAAAGTGATGTAGATTTATTGGATTTTCGCAACAAGATTGCAGAACTTTTTCCTAAAGATTTTAAAAATTTTGCGATTGATGGTCAAGAAATGGTGCGTTTAGACTTTCCGTATGAAACGCCTACGAAAATTAATTCTTTCACACTAGATTCTAAGCTAGAGTTTGAAGGGGTGTTAAAAGGAATTAAAGGACAGTATTTGTATTTTAATGATGGAGATTTTATCAATGTGAGAAGCCACGAAGGTTATGTGATTGAGTTGGGGATTTCGTGA
- a CDS encoding GDP-mannose 4,6-dehydratase translates to MNYLVTGGSGFIGSHLVEHLLKDGHFVINIDNFDDFYDYQVKIKNTLESVQQSTDFEFSDKENDIQKLVNQTQSENYILYYTDIRDKEALAQIFKNHKIDVLVHLAALAGVRPSIERPIDYEEVNIKGTMYLWELCKEYGVKKNVIASSSSVYGNNEKIPFSETDNVDRPISPYAATKKCTEILGHVYHHLYGIDMIFLRFFTVFGPRQRPDLAIHKFTKLISENQEIPFYGDGSTARDYTFIEDIIDGVVKSVKYVENHHNVYETINLGESEVVNLNEMVTGIEQELGKSAIKKNLPMQPGDVEKTNADIQKAKNLINYSPKTKYQNGIKIFVEWFLRNR, encoded by the coding sequence ATGAATTATTTAGTAACAGGCGGTTCTGGATTTATTGGTTCACATTTGGTAGAACATTTGTTGAAAGATGGACATTTTGTCATTAACATTGACAATTTTGATGATTTCTATGATTATCAGGTTAAAATCAAAAATACTTTAGAATCGGTTCAACAATCTACTGATTTTGAATTTTCTGATAAAGAAAATGATATTCAAAAGCTTGTAAATCAAACTCAATCAGAAAATTACATTCTTTACTATACCGACATTCGTGACAAAGAAGCTTTAGCTCAAATTTTTAAAAATCATAAAATAGATGTTTTAGTTCATCTTGCAGCTTTGGCTGGAGTTCGTCCTTCTATAGAAAGGCCTATAGATTATGAAGAAGTGAATATAAAAGGAACCATGTACCTTTGGGAATTGTGCAAAGAATACGGCGTAAAGAAAAACGTAATTGCATCATCATCAAGCGTTTATGGGAATAACGAAAAAATTCCTTTCTCTGAAACAGATAATGTAGACAGACCTATTTCGCCTTATGCAGCCACTAAAAAATGTACAGAAATTCTAGGCCATGTTTATCATCATTTATACGGAATAGACATGATTTTCTTGAGATTTTTCACGGTTTTCGGCCCAAGACAAAGACCTGATTTAGCCATTCATAAATTCACAAAATTGATTTCTGAAAACCAAGAAATTCCTTTCTACGGCGATGGTTCTACCGCTAGAGATTATACTTTTATAGAAGACATCATCGATGGTGTGGTAAAATCTGTAAAATATGTAGAAAACCATCATAACGTATACGAAACCATCAACTTAGGCGAAAGCGAAGTGGTAAATCTAAACGAAATGGTGACAGGAATAGAACAAGAACTTGGAAAATCTGCCATCAAAAAAAATCTGCCAATGCAACCTGGAGATGTAGAAAAAACCAACGCAGATATACAAAAAGCGAAAAACCTTATCAACTATTCCCCAAAAACAAAATACCAAAATGGCATAAAAATTTTTGTGGAATGGTTTTTGAGAAACAGATAA
- a CDS encoding DUF502 domain-containing protein, with amino-acid sequence MKKPKPEDYLNLFVKSFLKGLIIIGPIAATLYLIFLVFDTIDNIIPFEKFFPFLNRTGVGFLSLILFISGVGYFFNKFVFGKVVFESLDHFLEKTPGVKHIYTPTKDVMSSFVGDKKKFNTPVWVKTNENPEIWRIGFLTQKEMGEVEKHNFVAVYLPHSYAISGWVIVTEEKNIKPVVGMNAAEAMKFAVSGGVAGFHSDKNVFKAPE; translated from the coding sequence ATTAAAAAGCCAAAACCCGAAGACTACTTAAATCTTTTCGTGAAATCTTTCTTGAAAGGGCTGATTATCATTGGTCCTATTGCGGCGACTTTGTATCTCATTTTTTTGGTTTTTGACACCATTGATAATATCATTCCGTTTGAAAAATTCTTCCCTTTTCTCAATAGAACTGGAGTTGGATTTTTGTCTTTGATTCTATTTATTTCTGGAGTAGGCTATTTCTTTAACAAATTTGTTTTTGGGAAAGTCGTTTTCGAAAGTTTAGACCATTTTTTAGAAAAAACACCAGGAGTAAAACATATTTACACGCCGACTAAAGATGTAATGTCCTCATTTGTAGGAGATAAGAAAAAATTTAACACGCCAGTTTGGGTAAAAACCAATGAAAATCCAGAAATCTGGAGAATTGGATTTCTCACTCAAAAAGAAATGGGCGAAGTAGAAAAACATAATTTCGTGGCGGTGTATTTGCCTCATTCTTATGCTATTTCTGGCTGGGTAATTGTCACCGAAGAAAAAAATATAAAACCTGTAGTGGGAATGAACGCTGCCGAAGCTATGAAATTTGCAGTTTCTGGCGGAGTTGCAGGTTTCCACAGTGATAAAAACGTTTTCAAAGCACCAGAGTGA
- a CDS encoding WG repeat-containing protein, translating into MKYYYYLFFILLLSCSGSSQKITRKEISYIEKDKETGWFRVLNTKNKWGFIDKDSIIRIPFEYDFVNPFEHQLAYVKNKGKEFYINPKNEIVIEGSFDKIDIFSEGLASVKKDGKFGFINEKGKLIIPLIYDNVSYFEKNGLVKVSKNKKFGFTNKEGKEIIPLIFEDADYQQLDNIVIVKKNKKWAFFDNHGKQLSDFVYDKVFRTDYYDFSKDIFTRDQSTFFKNGAALVLKNGKYEFLNEKIKPAFVNNKFDSASVFDTYKNAIVKRNRKYGMIKPNGEIKVPFEYDYIEPFDTNLPNFSEYYNARKGKIYSFFNKNLKKIGESYEPIYNDFSTNNTEISFKSLKDKYGVVDWQGNEKIPFVYDEALDFKRSKNSIAKKNGKFGVISYQNKEIFPFIYDEINELDEVENLKNTYLLSNKKEDKIVNINGEIFLSSYQMIHPIFYDHSKFIVKKNNKFGIVDLQDKILLPIIFDEISDWVEYGPEDRHIVKRNGKYGMVEYKTFKEKIPAIYDFVFIARDKVFVGKDEKYGIIDLNNKIICPLIYDEIKPSFGYGFGMLESRIFARKGKQYLEIDEKGKVLKEISQKLYKENTDRNFDQIQEPPKAPRIN; encoded by the coding sequence GTGAAATATTATTATTACTTATTTTTTATTTTGTTGCTTTCTTGTTCTGGGAGTTCTCAGAAAATTACTAGAAAAGAAATTTCATATATTGAAAAAGACAAAGAAACGGGTTGGTTTAGGGTGCTTAACACAAAAAATAAATGGGGTTTTATTGATAAAGATAGTATCATAAGAATACCTTTTGAATATGATTTTGTGAATCCTTTTGAACATCAATTAGCTTATGTGAAAAATAAAGGAAAGGAGTTTTACATCAATCCTAAAAATGAAATTGTAATTGAAGGAAGTTTTGATAAAATTGATATTTTTTCTGAAGGATTAGCGTCTGTGAAGAAAGATGGAAAATTTGGTTTTATTAACGAAAAAGGAAAGCTCATCATTCCATTAATTTATGATAATGTTAGTTATTTTGAAAAAAATGGATTGGTAAAAGTTTCTAAAAACAAAAAATTTGGCTTCACTAATAAAGAAGGTAAAGAAATAATTCCTTTAATTTTTGAAGATGCAGATTATCAGCAACTTGACAACATTGTAATTGTTAAGAAAAATAAAAAGTGGGCTTTTTTCGATAATCACGGAAAACAACTTTCAGATTTTGTTTATGATAAAGTTTTTAGAACAGATTATTATGATTTCTCTAAAGATATTTTTACCAGAGACCAATCTACATTTTTTAAAAATGGAGCAGCTCTCGTTCTTAAAAATGGAAAATATGAGTTTCTTAATGAAAAAATAAAACCAGCATTTGTAAACAATAAATTTGATTCTGCTTCGGTTTTTGACACCTATAAAAACGCTATTGTAAAAAGAAACAGAAAATACGGAATGATAAAGCCAAATGGCGAAATTAAAGTTCCATTTGAATATGATTACATTGAACCTTTTGACACCAATCTCCCAAATTTCTCTGAATATTACAATGCAAGAAAAGGCAAAATCTATTCTTTTTTCAACAAAAATTTAAAGAAAATTGGAGAGTCTTATGAACCAATTTATAATGATTTCAGCACCAATAATACAGAGATTTCTTTCAAAAGCTTAAAAGATAAATATGGTGTTGTAGATTGGCAAGGAAATGAAAAAATCCCTTTTGTATATGATGAAGCTTTAGATTTTAAAAGGAGTAAAAATTCTATCGCCAAGAAAAATGGAAAATTTGGAGTTATTAGTTATCAAAACAAAGAAATATTTCCCTTTATCTATGATGAGATTAATGAACTTGATGAAGTTGAAAATCTTAAAAACACCTATCTACTTTCAAATAAGAAAGAAGATAAGATCGTTAATATCAATGGGGAAATTTTTCTTTCAAGTTACCAAATGATTCATCCCATTTTTTATGATCATTCTAAATTTATCGTAAAGAAAAATAATAAATTCGGAATTGTAGATTTACAAGACAAAATTCTGTTGCCAATCATTTTTGATGAAATCTCAGATTGGGTAGAATATGGACCAGAAGACAGACACATTGTAAAAAGAAACGGAAAGTATGGAATGGTAGAATATAAAACATTCAAAGAAAAAATTCCTGCGATTTATGATTTTGTTTTTATTGCTCGAGACAAGGTTTTTGTAGGTAAGGATGAAAAATATGGAATCATAGATTTAAATAATAAAATTATTTGTCCACTCATTTATGATGAGATAAAACCAAGTTTTGGTTATGGCTTTGGAATGTTAGAAAGCAGAATTTTTGCCAGAAAAGGAAAACAATATTTAGAAATTGACGAAAAAGGAAAAGTTTTGAAAGAAATTTCTCAAAAACTATATAAAGAGAATACAGATAGAAATTTTGATCAAATTCAAGAGCCGCCAAAAGCGCCAAGAATTAATTGA
- a CDS encoding T9SS type A sorting domain-containing protein has translation MKKILSVFTLIVFLSTNAQIKILFDATKAEMAGNADWVIDADEFNLRTNSNSTVTIGGRESNPQRFPTPDQSNITSTTPENFWTGGISGWAIDLVKHGYFVETLPYDGRITYNDSTNPQDLSNYKVFIICEPNSPFSSTEKSALINFVSNGGGLFMVANHSGADRNADNWDAPQIYNDFFNNNSIKTNPFGINFNYENITSKTANVINDSNNVILNGPYGKVSQVDYYNGTTMVLDKSANPNTKGLVYESNADNTSSNNVRFATSIYGIGKVCAVGDSSVPDDGTGDPGDTLYDGYFFNAVGNHRILLLNAVIWLATSSGLATDDIMKPELSVNIYPNPSSDYVYVQSKTLEKYHLTLMDSSGKVLQSIPNTDRISITSYPKGIYYLVIKNDKGFKNFKVEKK, from the coding sequence ATGAAAAAAATATTATCCGTTTTTACCTTAATTGTATTTTTATCAACCAATGCCCAAATCAAAATTTTATTTGATGCAACAAAAGCCGAAATGGCAGGAAATGCAGATTGGGTAATAGATGCAGACGAATTTAACCTTAGAACAAACTCTAATAGTACCGTTACTATTGGCGGAAGAGAATCAAACCCTCAGAGATTTCCTACTCCAGACCAATCAAATATTACCAGCACTACTCCAGAAAATTTTTGGACAGGTGGAATTAGTGGTTGGGCAATTGATTTAGTAAAACATGGTTATTTTGTAGAAACACTTCCTTATGATGGTAGAATAACTTACAATGACTCTACCAATCCACAAGACTTATCTAATTATAAAGTATTTATTATTTGTGAACCTAATTCTCCTTTTTCTTCTACAGAAAAATCAGCACTTATCAATTTTGTTTCTAATGGAGGAGGTCTTTTTATGGTAGCCAATCACTCAGGAGCTGATCGAAATGCTGACAATTGGGACGCACCACAAATTTATAACGACTTTTTTAACAATAATTCCATCAAAACCAATCCTTTCGGAATAAATTTCAATTACGAAAACATTACGTCTAAAACTGCAAATGTTATTAATGATTCTAACAATGTAATTTTAAACGGACCTTATGGAAAGGTTTCTCAGGTAGATTATTACAATGGAACAACCATGGTACTTGATAAAAGCGCCAATCCAAACACTAAAGGACTGGTTTATGAATCAAATGCTGATAACACTTCAAGCAATAATGTTAGATTTGCGACTTCCATTTATGGCATTGGAAAAGTTTGTGCTGTAGGAGATAGCTCTGTACCAGATGATGGAACCGGTGATCCTGGAGACACTTTATATGACGGTTATTTCTTTAATGCAGTTGGTAATCACAGAATCCTACTGCTCAATGCTGTTATCTGGCTCGCTACTTCTTCAGGATTAGCCACAGATGACATTATGAAACCAGAACTTTCGGTAAATATTTACCCTAATCCAAGTAGCGATTATGTTTATGTACAGAGCAAAACCTTAGAAAAATATCACTTAACCTTAATGGATTCTTCTGGAAAAGTTTTACAAAGTATTCCTAACACAGACAGGATTAGCATAACCTCTTATCCTAAAGGAATTTACTACTTGGTCATCAAAAACGATAAAGGTTTTAAGAACTTTAAAGTCGAAAAAAAATAA
- a CDS encoding DUF2795 domain-containing protein yields the protein MYWTLELASYLSDAPWPMTKAELIDYAIRTGAPMEVVENLQAIEDEGEIYESIEEVWSDYPTDEDFLWNEDEY from the coding sequence ATGTATTGGACATTAGAATTAGCTTCATATTTAAGCGACGCACCTTGGCCGATGACTAAAGCAGAGCTTATCGATTATGCTATTAGAACAGGTGCACCAATGGAAGTAGTAGAAAATCTTCAAGCCATTGAAGACGAAGGAGAAATCTATGAAAGCATAGAAGAAGTCTGGAGTGATTATCCTACAGACGAAGACTTCCTCTGGAACGAAGACGAATACTAA
- the miaE gene encoding tRNA-(ms[2]io[6]A)-hydroxylase encodes MFKLKLPTDPRWANIAEGNLEEILTDHAWCEQKAATNAIGLITMIPEHTEIVTELLAIAQEEMDHFNQVHEIIKKRGYVLGRTRKDDYVNQLFKFIIQGSREDLIIDKMLFAAMIEARSCERFKVLTENIKDEELKEFYKELMISEANHYTTFIGFARQLGDPEKVNKRWEEWLEYEGEIIKSYGNKETIHG; translated from the coding sequence ATGTTCAAATTAAAATTACCTACAGATCCACGTTGGGCAAATATAGCAGAAGGAAATTTAGAAGAAATCCTTACAGATCACGCTTGGTGCGAACAAAAAGCCGCCACTAATGCGATTGGTTTAATCACCATGATTCCTGAACATACAGAAATTGTGACCGAACTTTTGGCAATTGCACAAGAAGAAATGGACCATTTCAATCAAGTGCACGAAATCATCAAAAAAAGAGGTTATGTTTTAGGAAGAACCAGAAAAGACGATTATGTAAATCAACTTTTTAAATTCATTATTCAAGGAAGTAGAGAAGATTTAATTATAGACAAAATGCTTTTTGCAGCAATGATTGAAGCGAGAAGTTGTGAGCGTTTTAAAGTTTTGACAGAAAACATAAAAGACGAAGAGCTGAAAGAATTCTACAAAGAACTCATGATTTCTGAAGCCAATCATTATACTACTTTCATCGGTTTCGCAAGACAATTAGGCGACCCAGAAAAAGTAAACAAACGCTGGGAAGAATGGTTAGAATATGAAGGAGAAATCATAAAATCTTACGGAAATAAAGAAACCATTCATGGTTAA